In Paraburkholderia youngii, the genomic stretch CGACGCCGCGTCGTGGTGGCGCGACGTGCCCGACTGGCAGGACCTCGACTCGCAGACGGCGCAGCAGGTGCTGGAGGAAGCGGCGCGTTTCGTCGAGGAGCGCATCGCGCCGCTGAACGCGAGCGCGGATCTCGAAGGATGTCGTTTCGATGCGGGCAAGGTGACGACGCCCGCGGGTTTTCGCGAGTCCTACGCGGAGTTCGTCGAAGCGGGTTGGCCGACGCTGTCGCTCGACGCCGAGCACGGCGGACAGGGCCTGCCGCAGCTTCTCGACGTCGCACTGCAGGAAATGCTCGCGGGCGCCAATCATGCGTGGTTGATGTCTCCTGGGCTCACGCACGGCGCGACTGCCTGCTTGCAGACGCATGGCAGCGAGCGCGTGAAAACAGAGTTGCTGCCGAAAGTCGCGAGTGGCGAGTGGCTGTCGACGATGTGTCTGACAGAGCCCCAGGCCGGCAGCGATGTCGGCCTGATCCGTTCGCGTGCGACAGAAGCGCCGGGCACCGACGGGTATTTCATCGACGGCAGCAAGATCTTCATCAGCGGTGGCGCGCACGACCTGACGGAGAACATCGTTCATCTGGTGCTCGCCCGTTTGCCCGATGCGCCATCCGGTACGAAAGGGTTGTCACTGTTCGTCGTCCCCGAATGGCTCGAAGACGCCGACGGTGGGCGCTCGCCCAATGGTGTCCATTGCGAAGGCATCGAAAAGAAAATGGGCCTGAAGGGCAGCCCGACTTGCACGATGCGCTTCGAACGCGCATTCGGTTGGCTCGTCGGGGAGCCGCATCGCGGCCTCGCCTGCCTGTTCGTGATGATGAATGCGGCGCGCCTGCAGGTTGCGATGCAAGGCCTCGGGCATGCGCATACCGCGTGGCAACGCGCGCATGCTTACGCGCAGGAACGCGCGCAGATGCGCGCGGTCAGCGTGCCGCCCGGCGCGACCGTCGCGGCGGGGCAGGCTGCGCCGATCGCGTTTCATCCGGCCATGCGACGGATTCTGATGGAGCTGCGGGCGATCGTCGAAGGCGAGCGCGCGATCGGTTACTGGACCGCGCATTGGCTCGACATCGCCGCGCATCATGCCGATGCCGACGAGCGAGACCGGGCGGCGCAGCTCGCATCGTTGCTCACGCCGGTTGCGAAGGCGTTTTTTACGGCCAATGGTTTCGACGCCGCGTCGAAGGCATTGCAGGTGTTCGGCGGTTACGGCTACATCCACGAGTACGGCATCGAACAGACGTTGCGCGATAGCCGCGTGTCGATGTTGTACGAAGGCACCAACGAGATTCAGGCGATCGATCTGCTGGTTCGGAAGGTGCTGCCGGACGGGGCTGGAGCCCTCGATATGCTGCTTCGTCACGTGCGCGCCGAAGCGCGCTTGTGCCAGGAATCCGATCCGCTGGTTCGTTCTGCGGGTGCGAAGCTCGAACAACTCGCGGAGATAGTCGGGAACACGACGCGGGTGATCAAGGCACGCCATGCGCAAGACCCGGAGACGGCCTACCGCGTCGCGGACGACTATCTCGCGATGCTTGGCTGGATGCTGCTGGCGTTCGCGTGGGCGCGCACGCTGCGAATTGCGACGCCGCAATGCGAGGCCGAAGCGTTCTACGTGCAGAAGCGCGACACGGGCCGCTTCTTCTTCGACTACCCGCTCGCGGCCTTCGCTTATCGCCGCAGCCTCGTTGAAGCCGCTTGCGAGGCAGCGCTGCCCTACGTTTGAAAGTCAGCGGCAGCTCGACAACTCCGACAATCCGATTCGCCAGCCGATCCGACGAAATTCGCCTAAGCTGATGACACCATGCAAGCATGTACTTGGTGCCGTGACGCCTGTCGTGCCACGGCTACGACCCAACGGAGAGTGCGATGACTGAAGCCGTCGGAAACGCGGCGAACGCGCGTGTCGCGTGGATTGCCGGAGTGGGCGCGAGCGCCGGGCTAGGGGCCGCGCTCGCGCGTCGTTTTGCTCGCGAGGGTCTGCGCGTCGCGGTGACGGGCCGTTCGCGCGATCGGCTCGATACGATCGTCGACGAAATCCGGCGTGCCGGAGGGCAAGCCGATGCGTTGCCCGGCGACGTGACGAGCGAGAGCGAACTCGCCGCCATTGCGCGCCAGCTCGCCGACCACGGCACGCTCGAAGTCGCGATTTTCAACGCTGCCGGCGCAACGCGTGGACCGACGCTCGAATTGAGCGCCGAGCAGTTCGAGGCGGCATGGCGCGTCATCACCCTTGGCGGTTTTCTGTTCGCGCGAGCGTCGTTGCCGGCCTTACTGGCAGCAGGACGAGGCTCGCTGCTGTTCACGGGCGCCACCGCGTCGCTGCGCGGGCGGCCGCCGTTTGCCGCATTCGCCGCGGCCAAAGCCGGCTTGCGCTCGCTCACGCAGAGCCTCGCGCGCGAGTTCGGGCCGCGCAATATTCATGTAGCGCACGTGGTGGTGGATGGCGGCATCGACGGCGAACGTCTGCGCACGTCCGCGCCGCAATACGTGGCCGAACGCGGCCCGGACGGCCTGCTGAATCCCGACGACATCGCCGAAGCATACTGGCACCTGCATCAGCAGGGACGCAGCGCGTGGTCGCAGGAAATCGACCTGCGCCCGTTCAACGAGTCGTTCTAGCGAGGTGAGGCGAGCAACACCTGCCTCATCAATACCGCTCGGCCACATATTTAAACGGATAGTCTGGTTCCTTATAGCCGTCCGGCTTTTGCCGTTTCGGCAACGAGACTTTCTTGCGGGCCGACTGCTTATACGGAATCCTCTGAAGCATGTCGCTGATGATGTTCAGCCGCGCGCGCCGCTTGTCGTTCGAGTTCGCCAGGTACCACGAAGCGAAGTCGGTGTCCGACGCCGCGAGCATCTCATCGCGGGCGCGCGAGTAGTCATACCATCGGCTATAGGATTTCAGGTCCATGTCGGTCAGCTTCCAGAGCTTGCGGCCGTCGTTGATGCGTGCTTCGAGCCGGCGAGTCTGTTCCTCGGGGCTGACCTCCAGCCAGTATTTGAGCAGGATGATCCCGGAATGAACGATCGCCCGCTCGACGAGCGGCACCGCCTTGAAGAAGCTTTGCACGTCGTCCTCGGAGCAAAAGCCCATCACGCGCTCCACGCCCGCGCGGTTGTACCAGCTACGGTCGAAGATGACGACCTCGCCCGCGGCCGGCAAATGCGGCACGTAGCGCTGCATATACATCTGGCTTTTTTCGCGTTCGCTCGGCGCCGGAAGCGCGACCACGCGGAACACGCGCGGACTGACGCGCTCGGTCATCGCCTTGATCGTGCCGCCTTTGCCCGCGCCGTCACGACCCTCGAAGACGATGCAGATCTTCGCTCCCGTTTGCACGACCCATTCCTGCAGCTTGACGAGCTCGACATGCAGATCGAACAACGCCTTGCGATACTCCTTGTACGACAGCGACCTGTCTTTCTCGGGCTGCCCGTTTTCCGACTTCGTT encodes the following:
- the ppk2 gene encoding polyphosphate kinase 2 gives rise to the protein MTRTKSENGQPEKDRSLSYKEYRKALFDLHVELVKLQEWVVQTGAKICIVFEGRDGAGKGGTIKAMTERVSPRVFRVVALPAPSEREKSQMYMQRYVPHLPAAGEVVIFDRSWYNRAGVERVMGFCSEDDVQSFFKAVPLVERAIVHSGIILLKYWLEVSPEEQTRRLEARINDGRKLWKLTDMDLKSYSRWYDYSRARDEMLAASDTDFASWYLANSNDKRRARLNIISDMLQRIPYKQSARKKVSLPKRQKPDGYKEPDYPFKYVAERY
- a CDS encoding acyl-CoA dehydrogenase family protein produces the protein MTLTYKAPLRDMRFAIDEWLDAASWWRDVPDWQDLDSQTAQQVLEEAARFVEERIAPLNASADLEGCRFDAGKVTTPAGFRESYAEFVEAGWPTLSLDAEHGGQGLPQLLDVALQEMLAGANHAWLMSPGLTHGATACLQTHGSERVKTELLPKVASGEWLSTMCLTEPQAGSDVGLIRSRATEAPGTDGYFIDGSKIFISGGAHDLTENIVHLVLARLPDAPSGTKGLSLFVVPEWLEDADGGRSPNGVHCEGIEKKMGLKGSPTCTMRFERAFGWLVGEPHRGLACLFVMMNAARLQVAMQGLGHAHTAWQRAHAYAQERAQMRAVSVPPGATVAAGQAAPIAFHPAMRRILMELRAIVEGERAIGYWTAHWLDIAAHHADADERDRAAQLASLLTPVAKAFFTANGFDAASKALQVFGGYGYIHEYGIEQTLRDSRVSMLYEGTNEIQAIDLLVRKVLPDGAGALDMLLRHVRAEARLCQESDPLVRSAGAKLEQLAEIVGNTTRVIKARHAQDPETAYRVADDYLAMLGWMLLAFAWARTLRIATPQCEAEAFYVQKRDTGRFFFDYPLAAFAYRRSLVEAACEAALPYV
- a CDS encoding SDR family NAD(P)-dependent oxidoreductase; protein product: MTEAVGNAANARVAWIAGVGASAGLGAALARRFAREGLRVAVTGRSRDRLDTIVDEIRRAGGQADALPGDVTSESELAAIARQLADHGTLEVAIFNAAGATRGPTLELSAEQFEAAWRVITLGGFLFARASLPALLAAGRGSLLFTGATASLRGRPPFAAFAAAKAGLRSLTQSLAREFGPRNIHVAHVVVDGGIDGERLRTSAPQYVAERGPDGLLNPDDIAEAYWHLHQQGRSAWSQEIDLRPFNESF